In Thermodesulfobacteriota bacterium, a genomic segment contains:
- a CDS encoding polysaccharide deacetylase family protein: MGFVSLVLHQVQAGFDDDGIYVMPAAALAQLLDKAVARGCAVRSMVEARQEPTAGRVLALTFDDGFQSDYSLAAPLMLDRGQSATFFITTSFVGTAGYVGWPAVRELAALGFEVASHSHGHPFLSRLPTAALLADLRESRQRLEDAISRPVPGLALPFGDGSRRVFDAAWRAGYQYVATSMPGRNRPGQRVLGRISVHRRFPGGLLDAILDGRTWPLWRLGAEYRLKALIKACVGFDNYRRLRRRIAEYY, translated from the coding sequence ATGGGATTTGTATCGCTCGTGCTGCACCAAGTGCAGGCTGGATTCGACGATGACGGCATCTACGTGATGCCGGCGGCAGCCTTGGCCCAGCTTCTGGACAAGGCCGTGGCCCGAGGTTGCGCGGTCCGCTCCATGGTCGAGGCCCGGCAGGAGCCAACTGCGGGCCGTGTGCTGGCCCTGACCTTCGATGACGGCTTCCAGAGCGACTACTCCCTGGCGGCGCCGCTGATGCTGGATCGCGGACAGAGCGCCACCTTTTTCATCACGACCAGCTTCGTGGGCACAGCCGGCTACGTGGGCTGGCCCGCAGTGCGGGAACTGGCGGCCCTGGGCTTCGAGGTGGCTTCACACAGCCATGGCCACCCCTTCCTGAGTCGTCTGCCCACGGCGGCACTGCTGGCCGATCTCCGGGAGTCGCGGCAGCGGCTGGAGGATGCGATCAGCCGGCCAGTTCCCGGACTGGCGCTGCCTTTCGGGGATGGCAGCCGTCGCGTTTTCGACGCGGCGTGGCGGGCAGGCTATCAGTATGTGGCCACCTCGATGCCCGGTCGCAACCGGCCTGGCCAGCGTGTTCTCGGCCGTATCAGTGTGCACCGGCGATTCCCGGGGGGGCTTCTGGACGCTATCCTCGATGGTCGCACGTGGCCTTTGTGGCGTCTGGGGGCAGAATACCGTCTCAAAGCTCTGATCAAGGCATGCGTCGGGTTCGACAACTACCGCCGGCTGCGGCGGCGGATTGCGGAGTACTATTGA
- a CDS encoding glycosyltransferase family 2 protein codes for MVIPFWMTAGILVYTYVGYPGLLWLVARLACRSAAPARSRRGQEDLPGVTVVVAALNEERVIGERIKNLLAQDYPQDRLEIVIASDGSTDRTCEVAREVGGPAVRVFDFSKRQGKARVHNEVVPQASHSVVVFTDADTEFDPACVRHLASALADPAVGCVVGNLVYRSRETAVAQAEGAYWRYEKALRRSESRLGLLATATGAVMAVRAECWRDLTPIDDSDFTTPLDVMLQGRRVVQVEEALAYDIPPATARGELRARMRQTSKNLVGTLRRWGVRGWLEHPLASWGLVSHKLLRWCTAFFLVTLLALNLTLVQEGTIFRLFLTAQGLFYLAALAGFVGDGRQLRLPLASPIFSFVLASIGMGIGVIKGCAGRAPATFSTVD; via the coding sequence ATGGTGATCCCCTTTTGGATGACGGCCGGCATTCTGGTCTACACATACGTCGGCTATCCAGGCCTGCTGTGGCTCGTGGCGCGGCTGGCGTGCCGGTCTGCCGCACCGGCTCGATCCCGAAGGGGCCAGGAAGACCTGCCGGGGGTGACGGTCGTGGTGGCAGCCCTTAATGAGGAGCGGGTCATCGGCGAGCGGATCAAGAACCTTCTGGCCCAGGACTACCCCCAGGACCGCCTGGAGATCGTCATCGCTTCGGACGGCTCCACCGATCGCACCTGCGAGGTAGCCCGGGAGGTTGGTGGACCGGCGGTGCGGGTGTTCGATTTTTCGAAGCGACAGGGGAAAGCTCGGGTGCACAACGAGGTGGTGCCCCAAGCCAGCCACTCCGTGGTGGTTTTCACGGACGCCGACACCGAATTCGACCCGGCCTGCGTGCGTCATCTGGCCTCGGCCCTGGCGGACCCGGCGGTGGGCTGCGTGGTCGGCAACCTAGTGTACCGCTCCCGGGAGACGGCGGTAGCCCAGGCGGAGGGGGCCTACTGGCGGTATGAGAAGGCTCTGCGCCGCTCGGAGAGCCGCCTCGGCCTTTTGGCCACGGCCACCGGTGCGGTGATGGCCGTTCGCGCGGAGTGCTGGCGGGATCTTACGCCCATTGACGATTCGGACTTCACCACCCCTCTGGATGTGATGCTCCAAGGGCGCCGGGTGGTGCAGGTGGAGGAAGCGCTGGCTTACGACATCCCGCCAGCTACCGCCCGGGGCGAGCTGCGGGCTCGCATGCGCCAGACCTCCAAGAACCTGGTGGGCACCCTCCGGCGGTGGGGAGTGCGGGGCTGGCTGGAGCACCCCCTGGCCAGCTGGGGCCTAGTCTCCCATAAGCTGCTGCGTTGGTGCACGGCCTTCTTCCTGGTGACGCTCCTGGCGCTGAACCTGACTCTGGTGCAAGAGGGGACGATCTTCCGGCTGTTCCTGACCGCCCAGGGACTCTTCTATCTGGCCGCTCTTGCTGGGTTTGTCGGTGATGGCCGGCAGCTGCGGCTGCCCCTGGCCTCTCCCATCTTCAGCTTTGTCTTGGCCAGCATCGGCATGGGGATCGGTGTCATCAAGGGCTGCGCCGGTCGGGCACCGGCGACCTTCAGTACAGTGGATTGA
- a CDS encoding class I SAM-dependent methyltransferase: MDEVTRIRQAYQRRDQQGKRGLYSCFRSDILYSIQRREAELFDLFKAEGISDLSGLEILDLGCGNGAIIRDFVRYGARPEHLHGLDLLPDRIEEAQGVNPNIDFRCGNAERLPYGDGQLDMVILFTVFTSILDPGMRRNIAAEVLRVLKPGGIIIWYDYHMNNPRNPDVRGVKKDEITNLFPGCRFRCRRTSLAPPLATILAPVSWILCTCLEMLRFLNTHYLCLIRKP; this comes from the coding sequence ATGGATGAGGTTACCCGGATCAGGCAGGCCTATCAGCGCCGCGACCAGCAGGGCAAACGGGGTCTCTATTCCTGCTTTCGTTCAGACATCCTCTATTCCATCCAACGGCGGGAAGCGGAGCTGTTCGATCTGTTCAAGGCCGAAGGAATCAGCGATCTCAGCGGGCTGGAGATTTTGGACCTGGGCTGCGGCAACGGCGCCATAATCAGGGACTTCGTCCGGTATGGCGCACGGCCGGAGCACCTCCATGGTCTGGACCTGTTGCCGGATCGGATCGAGGAGGCCCAAGGCGTCAACCCCAATATCGACTTCCGCTGCGGCAATGCGGAACGCCTGCCCTATGGCGATGGCCAGCTCGACATGGTGATCCTCTTCACGGTCTTCACCTCTATTCTGGATCCCGGGATGAGGCGAAATATTGCTGCCGAGGTGCTGCGTGTGCTCAAGCCCGGTGGGATCATCATCTGGTACGACTACCACATGAATAATCCCCGCAACCCGGATGTCCGTGGGGTCAAGAAGGACGAAATCACGAACCTGTTTCCGGGATGCCGATTCCGCTGCCGGCGTACGTCCCTGGCCCCGCCGCTCGCTACCATTCTGGCGCCGGTGTCCTGGATCCTGTGCACCTGTCTCGAGATGCTCCGTTTTTTGAATACCCACTACCTGTGCCTCATCCGCAAGCCGTGA
- a CDS encoding phenylacetate--CoA ligase family protein yields MENPLRAQTPQEAIIEARPIGEVQDEALESFLASQLAFVLEASPFYQAKLGSTPGTIPRKADELQRLLAGLPFTTKAEVLADQEGSPPFGRNRCAEPAAILRVHKTSGTTGRPVLLAYTAEDIRLTVQAGARCFRAAGRGPGNMVAHCLNYCMWAGGYTDHQSLEATGAAVIPFGVGNSRNLLETILLLRADAIHCTPSYMIKLEEIVRDELGMEPAALGLKLGLFGAEAGLEDPNFRQQLEATWGMRAMNANYGMSDVLSMFGAECAERRGLHFFGQGIVHVEIIDPESGCGRAIEAGAAGELVLTNLRKRAQPMIRYRTGDVIEVLGTETCGCGRGGFRFRVRGRADDMIVVKGLNVFPSAVAGVVNEHLGELTGAYEIVISRHNPVQRFLVRAEARAEAAADCHARLLAALTRRLTIRPELELLPAGSLPRTEGKSKRIRRGL; encoded by the coding sequence GTGGAAAACCCATTGAGAGCACAGACGCCCCAGGAGGCCATCATCGAGGCTCGGCCGATCGGTGAGGTCCAGGATGAGGCACTGGAGAGCTTCCTGGCCAGCCAGCTGGCCTTCGTCCTTGAAGCCAGCCCCTTTTACCAGGCCAAGCTCGGCAGCACCCCGGGGACCATACCCCGCAAGGCCGACGAGTTGCAGCGGCTTCTGGCCGGGCTGCCCTTCACCACCAAGGCCGAGGTTCTGGCCGACCAGGAAGGGAGCCCACCCTTCGGCCGCAACCGCTGTGCCGAGCCTGCGGCCATTCTGCGGGTGCACAAGACCTCCGGCACTACGGGCCGGCCGGTGCTTTTGGCCTACACCGCCGAGGACATTCGCCTGACGGTGCAGGCAGGCGCCCGCTGCTTCCGGGCCGCCGGCCGGGGGCCCGGGAACATGGTGGCGCACTGCCTCAATTACTGCATGTGGGCAGGCGGCTATACTGACCATCAGAGCCTTGAGGCTACCGGCGCGGCGGTGATCCCCTTCGGAGTGGGCAACTCTCGAAATCTTCTGGAGACCATCCTTCTGCTCCGAGCAGACGCTATCCACTGCACCCCCTCGTACATGATCAAGCTGGAGGAGATTGTCCGGGACGAGCTGGGCATGGAGCCTGCTGCCCTGGGCCTGAAGCTGGGCCTGTTCGGTGCCGAGGCTGGTCTCGAAGATCCCAACTTCCGCCAGCAGCTGGAAGCCACCTGGGGGATGCGGGCCATGAACGCCAACTATGGCATGTCCGACGTCTTGTCCATGTTCGGCGCCGAGTGTGCCGAGCGACGGGGGCTCCATTTCTTCGGTCAGGGGATCGTTCACGTCGAGATCATCGATCCCGAGTCCGGCTGCGGCCGGGCCATCGAGGCGGGCGCTGCCGGTGAGCTGGTGCTGACCAATCTGCGCAAACGGGCTCAGCCCATGATCCGATACCGGACCGGGGACGTTATCGAAGTCTTGGGCACCGAGACCTGCGGCTGCGGCCGAGGCGGATTCCGTTTCCGGGTGCGGGGCCGGGCCGACGACATGATCGTGGTCAAGGGCCTCAATGTCTTTCCCTCGGCAGTGGCCGGGGTCGTCAACGAGCACCTGGGGGAGCTGACCGGTGCCTATGAGATCGTCATCAGCCGCCACAACCCGGTGCAGCGTTTCCTGGTGCGGGCCGAGGCCCGCGCCGAGGCGGCAGCAGACTGCCATGCCCGGCTGCTGGCAGCGCTCACCCGGCGCCTGACCATCCGGCCGGAGCTGGAGTTGCTGCCCGCCGGCTCCCTGCCCAGGACCGAAGGCAAGAGCAAGCGGATTCGTCGCGGGCTCTGA
- a CDS encoding DapH/DapD/GlmU-related protein, producing MYIKRASTIQASEIADYLNAELHGADFAVQGPGSGSSPVAQSLIYLEDAAQAGDIDWGGTAEVLVITPSPVPTSPRSAFILSANPRLDFAVVMHEFFLQELEHRIHPIAQVDPGASIERNVLIAANAAIGPGVTIGRNSVIMNNVVVVGPVTIGSDCVIKSNTVIGTEGYAFVASLNGRPMHVPQLGTIHIGDRVWIGANATVERSEIRDTIIGADTKIDDLVHIGGGSLVADHCMVTAGVIVGREVRIATGAWLAPGATVRNGVTIGRNVVVGQGCVVVKDLEANGVYVGVPARFLRKNTGSVIDE from the coding sequence ATGTATATCAAACGAGCGAGCACGATTCAGGCATCGGAGATCGCCGACTACCTCAATGCCGAGCTGCACGGTGCCGATTTCGCCGTTCAGGGTCCAGGGTCGGGCAGCAGCCCGGTCGCCCAGTCCCTCATCTATCTCGAGGATGCGGCACAGGCCGGGGATATCGATTGGGGGGGCACGGCAGAGGTCCTGGTTATTACACCGTCTCCTGTGCCGACATCACCCCGCTCGGCTTTCATCCTGTCGGCCAACCCCCGCCTGGACTTTGCGGTGGTCATGCACGAGTTCTTCCTCCAAGAGCTGGAGCACCGCATCCATCCCATCGCCCAGGTGGATCCAGGCGCGTCGATCGAGCGTAACGTGCTCATTGCAGCTAACGCTGCCATCGGCCCGGGAGTGACGATCGGCCGCAACAGCGTCATCATGAACAATGTGGTGGTCGTCGGCCCCGTGACTATCGGCAGCGACTGCGTCATCAAGAGCAACACCGTCATCGGCACCGAGGGGTATGCCTTTGTCGCCAGCCTGAATGGAAGGCCGATGCACGTCCCGCAGCTGGGTACCATCCACATCGGCGACCGGGTCTGGATCGGCGCCAACGCCACGGTGGAGCGATCGGAGATCAGGGACACGATCATCGGTGCCGACACCAAGATTGACGACCTGGTCCACATCGGCGGCGGCAGCCTGGTAGCCGATCATTGCATGGTCACCGCCGGCGTCATCGTCGGACGAGAGGTGCGGATCGCCACTGGCGCCTGGCTGGCACCGGGGGCCACAGTGCGTAACGGCGTCACCATCGGCCGGAATGTGGTGGTCGGCCAAGGTTGCGTGGTGGTGAAGGATCTGGAGGCGAACGGTGTCTACGTTGGCGTTCCGGCCCGCTTCCTCCGCAAGAATACCGGGAGCGTCATCGATGAATAA
- a CDS encoding radical SAM protein codes for MNKPTRQFDEKLSPFLRLKLEELHATFGPGSQQYLGLARQYLRDDREALEGLENNVKHYEAGLEVESHGEALHGMERLYRHTIVIEPTFVCAAHCRYCLRSHYPRHTLTEAQITEIAKFCGAPERRDEVNEVLITGGDPLMIPKRLNFLIEALLEHAPNVRTFRIGSRLMTQYPQKVDDAVFAVFRNKPEVRFEIATQISHPVEFFPETCAIFKRVRDLGIKIYSQNVLLKGVNDDIDTLVRLYDLMRVHDLEPHYLFHCVPMRGIHHLRTSVDTGIRLIRQLVMGGLISGRAKPMFAAMTDIGKITFYEGVIRARRDGWLLLQSQYRMADRLAHNPSWVLPANAEVDGDGLLRVWYLDGSDEPA; via the coding sequence ATGAATAAGCCAACTCGCCAGTTTGACGAGAAGCTGTCGCCCTTCCTGCGGCTGAAGCTGGAGGAGCTGCACGCGACCTTCGGCCCCGGATCCCAGCAATACCTGGGCCTGGCCCGCCAGTACCTCCGGGATGACCGGGAGGCCCTGGAAGGCCTGGAGAACAACGTCAAGCATTACGAGGCCGGCCTGGAGGTGGAGAGCCACGGCGAGGCCCTGCATGGCATGGAGCGCCTGTACCGGCACACCATCGTCATCGAGCCGACCTTCGTCTGCGCTGCCCATTGCCGGTACTGCCTGCGCAGCCACTATCCCCGCCACACGTTGACCGAGGCGCAGATTACCGAGATTGCCAAGTTCTGCGGGGCGCCGGAGCGGCGGGATGAGGTCAACGAGGTCCTGATCACCGGCGGCGATCCCCTCATGATCCCCAAGCGCCTCAATTTTCTCATCGAGGCCCTCCTGGAGCATGCGCCCAACGTCCGCACCTTCCGTATCGGCTCCCGTCTCATGACCCAGTACCCTCAAAAGGTCGATGACGCGGTGTTTGCGGTGTTCCGCAACAAGCCGGAGGTCCGGTTCGAGATCGCAACCCAAATCAGCCATCCGGTCGAGTTCTTCCCGGAGACCTGCGCCATCTTCAAACGCGTTCGCGACCTGGGCATCAAGATCTACTCCCAGAATGTCCTACTGAAAGGGGTCAACGACGACATCGACACCCTCGTGCGGCTCTATGATCTCATGCGCGTCCATGATCTGGAGCCCCACTACCTGTTCCATTGTGTGCCGATGCGGGGTATCCACCACCTTCGCACCAGCGTCGACACGGGTATCCGTCTCATCCGCCAGCTGGTCATGGGCGGTCTCATCTCCGGCCGAGCCAAGCCCATGTTTGCGGCCATGACTGACATCGGCAAGATCACCTTCTACGAGGGGGTGATCCGCGCGCGCCGGGACGGCTGGCTTCTGTTACAGAGCCAGTACCGGATGGCGGACCGCCTGGCCCACAATCCGAGCTGGGTGCTGCCAGCCAACGCCGAGGTGGACGGAGACGGCCTGTTGCGGGTCTGGTATCTGGACGGCAGTGACGAGCCGGCGTGA
- a CDS encoding GNAT family N-acetyltransferase: protein MSLRMHPVPPVSLPSTVIEGLTYRAVAPADSLDGVNDLFRRTFPDGYWQGSFAAYWRWVNGSPSGPGHLFTASDGDRVVGALSFLSERLIGHGGQYLGVQAGNAMTDPDYRRRGIYTNISHVAFESLAASGVDLVFGYTLNERVLQTEMKIGYRRMGDGVSYVAPLHLGRLLGHRLPALDRPWCRAITGRGLLRLGRWLAGRGLKEAAGVVVREVDRPPAEAEALAVARRDRRQYEILKDLRQLAWKYAPAPVAGGNGFRFLTARRQGRLLGFAVCGRREIQGAPGLAIYEVVTEPAAERPASLALGRRLVELAEHAGLALVACVADENGPLAPVLPRLGFVKTDHRFKGIIKVLNPALPETLQEASFWRHSWGAMDYF, encoded by the coding sequence GTGTCCCTGAGAATGCATCCGGTTCCCCCGGTTTCGCTACCGTCGACGGTTATTGAAGGGCTCACCTACCGGGCCGTGGCGCCGGCCGATTCCCTGGATGGGGTCAACGACCTGTTTCGTCGAACTTTCCCGGACGGCTATTGGCAGGGCTCCTTTGCCGCCTACTGGCGCTGGGTCAACGGCAGCCCGTCCGGTCCCGGCCACCTCTTCACCGCCAGCGACGGCGACCGGGTGGTGGGGGCGCTGAGCTTCCTGTCTGAACGGCTGATCGGCCACGGGGGCCAGTATCTCGGGGTGCAGGCCGGGAATGCCATGACCGATCCCGACTACCGGCGGCGAGGCATCTACACCAACATCAGCCACGTCGCCTTCGAATCCCTGGCCGCCTCCGGCGTCGATCTGGTCTTCGGCTATACCTTGAACGAGCGGGTGCTGCAAACCGAGATGAAGATCGGCTACCGCCGCATGGGGGACGGGGTGAGCTACGTCGCGCCCCTCCATCTGGGGCGCTTGCTGGGCCATCGGCTTCCGGCCCTGGACCGGCCGTGGTGCCGGGCAATCACCGGCCGTGGCCTGCTGCGCCTGGGCCGATGGCTGGCAGGCAGGGGGCTGAAAGAAGCCGCAGGGGTGGTCGTCCGGGAGGTGGACCGGCCGCCCGCGGAGGCCGAAGCCCTGGCGGTTGCCCGCCGGGACAGGCGCCAATACGAGATCCTGAAGGATCTTCGGCAGCTGGCCTGGAAATACGCGCCGGCGCCGGTGGCCGGTGGCAATGGCTTCCGCTTTTTGACGGCCCGGCGGCAGGGCCGCCTGCTGGGTTTTGCCGTCTGCGGTCGCCGGGAGATCCAGGGGGCACCAGGACTGGCCATCTACGAGGTGGTGACCGAGCCGGCGGCCGAGCGGCCGGCGTCTCTGGCCCTGGGCCGACGGCTGGTGGAGCTTGCAGAACACGCCGGCCTGGCGCTGGTAGCCTGTGTTGCCGATGAGAACGGCCCACTGGCCCCCGTGCTGCCCAGGCTGGGCTTCGTGAAGACCGATCACCGCTTCAAGGGCATCATCAAAGTCCTCAACCCGGCCCTGCCGGAGACCCTCCAGGAGGCATCCTTCTGGCGCCACAGTTGGGGGGCCATGGATTACTTCTGA
- a CDS encoding N-acetyltransferase, which produces MDLTIRPMTQQDLSAVVEIHKGSYQEDHVTSRYSPRLLHELYRQVLTTNRYCFVACLRGQVAGFLLAGEHTRQAVNVFLWGNKLGLLATVLRHPSFLRSSVVGLMHRITAKEEPVVAVKILSIAVAANQQRRGIGQALLEHLEIQLRRDGVPAYGLFVKRSNTPAIAFYRRNAFLAARETDQSIYFEKQLDGPAPPTGV; this is translated from the coding sequence ATGGACTTGACCATACGTCCCATGACGCAACAGGATCTGTCGGCCGTGGTCGAGATCCACAAGGGATCGTACCAGGAGGATCACGTCACCTCCCGGTACTCGCCGAGGCTGCTCCATGAGCTGTACCGGCAGGTGCTCACCACCAACCGGTACTGCTTTGTGGCTTGCCTGCGGGGACAGGTGGCGGGGTTCCTGCTTGCCGGTGAGCACACCCGGCAGGCAGTGAACGTCTTTTTATGGGGCAACAAGCTGGGTCTGCTCGCCACTGTTCTTCGCCACCCTTCGTTCTTGCGCTCCAGCGTTGTCGGCCTCATGCACCGGATCACCGCCAAAGAGGAGCCGGTAGTGGCGGTCAAGATCTTGTCCATCGCCGTGGCCGCAAACCAGCAGCGTCGCGGCATCGGCCAGGCGCTCCTGGAGCATCTGGAAATACAGCTCCGGCGGGATGGCGTGCCTGCCTATGGGCTGTTCGTGAAGAGAAGCAATACCCCGGCCATCGCCTTCTATCGGCGCAACGCTTTTCTGGCGGCGCGGGAGACCGACCAATCCATCTACTTCGAAAAACAGCTCGACGGCCCCGCTCCCCCCACCGGCGTGTGA
- a CDS encoding DegT/DnrJ/EryC1/StrS family aminotransferase yields MPATPAFLPFALPLLGEEEIAEVTAVMRSGWLTTGPRARAFEQEFAAFVGGRYALAVNSATAGLHLALEAIGIGPGDRVLTSPYTFTATAEVVRYLRADVVFADIEPGTCNLDPTQAATALARHPEVRAIMPVHFAGQACDMAALGTLAARHGARIVEDAAHALPTTWDGRLIGGFGDLTVFSFYVTKTLATGEGGMVVTDNPAHAERISTMRLHGINRDVFDRYSATRPSWYYEVVAPGFKYNMTDLAAAIGIHQLRKVNAFQARRAWIAGRYAEAFRDLPLRLPAVVRPQETHAWHLFVIQLDLPSLAIGRDRFIELMCEAGIGTSVHFIPLHLQPYWRDRYGLQPEDFPEAYGVYQRAVSLPIYPKMTDEDVERVIAAVRGILLRYQA; encoded by the coding sequence ATGCCCGCGACCCCGGCATTCCTGCCTTTTGCCCTGCCTCTCCTCGGTGAGGAGGAGATCGCCGAGGTGACGGCGGTGATGCGATCCGGCTGGCTCACCACCGGCCCCCGGGCTCGTGCCTTCGAGCAGGAATTCGCGGCCTTTGTCGGTGGCCGCTATGCCCTGGCCGTGAACAGCGCCACCGCCGGGCTGCACCTGGCCCTGGAGGCCATCGGCATCGGGCCCGGCGACCGGGTGCTCACCAGCCCGTACACCTTCACGGCCACTGCCGAGGTGGTGCGCTATCTCAGGGCGGACGTGGTATTCGCCGACATCGAGCCCGGAACGTGCAATCTGGATCCCACCCAGGCAGCCACGGCCCTGGCCCGCCATCCAGAAGTCAGGGCGATTATGCCGGTCCATTTTGCCGGCCAAGCCTGCGACATGGCGGCCTTGGGCACCCTCGCCGCCCGGCATGGCGCCCGCATCGTAGAGGATGCTGCTCACGCACTGCCGACCACCTGGGACGGTCGCCTGATCGGCGGTTTCGGGGACCTCACCGTCTTCAGCTTTTATGTCACCAAGACTCTGGCCACCGGCGAGGGTGGAATGGTGGTGACGGACAACCCGGCTCATGCCGAGCGAATTTCCACCATGCGGCTGCACGGCATCAACCGGGACGTCTTCGATCGCTACTCGGCCACCCGACCCTCCTGGTACTACGAGGTGGTGGCGCCCGGCTTCAAGTACAACATGACCGACTTGGCAGCCGCCATCGGCATCCATCAGCTGCGCAAGGTCAACGCCTTCCAGGCCCGCCGGGCCTGGATCGCCGGGCGCTATGCCGAGGCCTTCCGGGATCTGCCCTTGCGGCTGCCGGCGGTGGTGCGACCCCAGGAAACTCATGCCTGGCACCTGTTCGTCATCCAGCTCGATCTTCCCTCCCTCGCCATCGGCCGGGACCGCTTCATTGAGCTGATGTGCGAGGCCGGCATCGGCACCAGCGTCCATTTCATCCCCCTGCACCTTCAACCGTACTGGCGGGACCGGTACGGCCTGCAGCCCGAGGATTTTCCCGAGGCTTACGGGGTCTACCAACGGGCGGTGAGCCTGCCCATCTACCCGAAGATGACCGACGAGGACGTGGAGCGGGTGATCGCGGCGGTGCGGGGCATTCTTCTCCGGTACCAGGCATGA
- a CDS encoding sugar transferase: MTAKRLFDLALTIPGLLLLSPLLLGIALWIRFDSPGPVLFRQRRVGKGGRPFFVLKFRTMVVDAEARGPKITVGDDPRITRSGRFLRQSKLDELPQLLNVVKGDMSLVGPRPEVPEYVALYPPEVREEVLSTPPGITDFASIEFKEESRILAEAGDPHRAYLETILPIKLAHYRRYVRKRSLALDLLLIVRTIWAIAVRS; this comes from the coding sequence ATGACGGCCAAGCGGCTTTTCGATCTGGCCTTGACCATCCCTGGCCTTCTGCTTCTCTCGCCGCTCCTCCTGGGCATCGCTCTTTGGATCCGTTTCGACAGCCCTGGACCGGTGCTGTTCCGCCAGCGGCGGGTAGGGAAGGGCGGCCGGCCGTTCTTTGTTCTCAAGTTTCGGACCATGGTGGTGGACGCCGAGGCCAGAGGCCCCAAGATCACGGTCGGTGACGATCCGAGGATCACCCGTAGCGGCCGTTTCCTGCGCCAGTCCAAGCTGGACGAGCTGCCGCAGCTCCTCAATGTGGTCAAGGGCGACATGAGCCTGGTAGGTCCACGGCCTGAGGTCCCGGAATACGTAGCCCTGTATCCGCCAGAGGTCCGGGAGGAGGTCTTGAGCACTCCCCCCGGCATCACCGACTTCGCCTCCATCGAATTCAAGGAAGAGAGCCGCATCCTGGCCGAGGCGGGCGATCCCCATCGGGCTTACCTGGAGACCATCCTGCCCATCAAGCTCGCCCACTACCGCCGCTATGTCCGCAAACGCTCCCTGGCTTTGGATCTGCTCCTGATTGTGAGGACCATCTGGGCTATCGCCGTTCGCTCCTGA